From a region of the Poecile atricapillus isolate bPoeAtr1 chromosome 16, bPoeAtr1.hap1, whole genome shotgun sequence genome:
- the ACAD10 gene encoding acyl-CoA dehydrogenase family member 10 — MYLRSAQNLLCAGIRRLLLIQQQPRGFSYKAVIFEESGVLLPAPHRTATDWEAQSCIPAGTIQQAVLSGGENSLSLQYSRGELTAVEFLQELGQQCFEIANVRVPVHSFLWDLIRNEMIKQLPIMAEAAQCIRAEGLKTALLSHNLCLGDGERFLPLDQQHFDVMVESHREGMPRPDPGIYKLCLERLAVQPQESILLDSSSHNLKAAAQLGMKTVKVDDPEAALQELEAHLGFPLRGFVPYTRSVRPGREIPKDRLQKYLEDVLGAHPTAPLELRQFDHGDSTRSYLVKFGGRLLVLKKEEEPPDGPSGPSVLREYRVLKALAEAGVPVPAVLALCEDRSILGTPFYLLEHCAGHIPRAVSLPAVPPRRRGACYRAMAHVLARIHSLDLGAAKLQDLGEHGNYIQQQFETWTKQYRAVETQVIPAMERLIQWLPLHFPESQKTTVVHGDFRMDHLVFHPDRPEVLAVLGWKFATLGDPMCDLANNCMSFFLPAHFGARRGLSKCDLGHLGIPTAEEYSQMYCVHMGMERPENWNFYLAFAFFRLAAMLQGRQGGSLAGRPAPGDSSPKDTEFVAELAWDFAIKEGFRVFENLPPTKLLARHSSTRAGRFLSRSYSTWARPGAAPVPPLLTPPSPWGMAQGLCCKMENVGIQRGFPSSHSRGTPRSLPELQVPGAKHLHNADPSPAFPLDLSSTSG, encoded by the exons ATGTACCTGAGGAGTGCCCAGAACCTTCTGTGTGCCGGGATCCGGCGGCTCCTGCTGATCCAGCAGCAACCCAGAGGCTTCTCTTACAAAGCCGTGATCTTTGAGGAGAGTGgggtgctgctcccagcccctcacagGACAGCCACAG ACTGGGAGGCGCAGAGCTGCATTCCAGCCGGCACCATCCAGCAAGCTGTGCTGTCTGGAGGGGAGAACAGCCTCTCTCTCCAGTATTCCAGAGGAGAGCTGACAGCTGTGGAGTTCCTGCAGGAATTGGGACAGCAGTGCTTTGAGATT gCAAATGTCCGTGTTCCAGTGCACTCCTTTCTCTGGGATTTAATCCGAAATGAGATGATAAAACAGCTCCCCATAATGGCAGAAGCAGCTCAGTGTATCCGGGCAGAAGGGCTCAagacagctctgctgagccacaACTTGTGCCTGGGGGATGGAGAGAGGTTCCTGCCCCTGGACCAGCAGCACTTTGATGTG ATGGTTGAATCACACCGGGAAGGGATGCCCAGGCCAGATCCTGGGATCTACAAGCTGTGCTTGGAGCGCCTGGCTGTGCAGCCCCAGGAGTCCATCCtgctggacagcagcagccacaacCTGAAGGCAGCAGCCCAGCTTGGCATGAAAACAGTGAAG GTTGATGATCCAGAAGCAGCACTCCAAGAGCTGGAAGCTCATCTGGGATTTCCTTTGCGAGGGTTTGTTCCCTACACTCGTTCAGTGAGACCAGGCAGGGAAATCCCAAAGGATCGTCTGCAGAAGTACCTTGAAGATGTTCTTGGTGCCCACCCAACAG CCCCACTGGAGTTACGGCAGTTTGACCATGGAGACTCCACCAGGAGCTATTTGGTGAAGTTTGGAGGTCGTTTGCTGGTgctgaagaaggaggaggagccTCCCGATGGCCCCTCAGGCCCTTCTGTGCTGAGGGAATACAG GGTCCTGAAGGCTCTGGCTGAGGCTGGTGTTCCTGTGCCCGCTGTGCTTGCTCTCTGCGAGGACAGAAG CATCCTTGGCACTCCCTTCTACCTGCTGGAGCACTGTGCTGGCCACATCCCCCGCGCCGTGTCCCTGCCCGCGGTGCCGCCGCGCCGGCGCGGGGCCTGCTACAGAGCCATGGCACACGTCCTGGCCAGGatccacagcctggacctcGGAGCAGCCAAGCTGCAGGACCTCGGGGAGCACG GAAATTACATCCAGCAGCAGTTTGAGACCTGGACAAAGCAGTACCGAGCTGTGGAAACTCAGGTTATCCCAGCGATGGAGAGGCTCATCCAGTGGCTGCCTCTGCATTTTCCTGAATCCCAGAAGACAACAGTGGTGCACGGTGATTTCAG GATGGACCACCTGGTCTTTCATCCAGACAGGCCAGAAgtccttgctgtgctgggctggaagTTTGCCACTCTAGGAGACCCCATGTGTGATTTGGCGAATAACTGTATGAGCTTCTTCCTGCCAGCCCACTTTGGTGCTCGCAGAG GCTTGAGCAAGTGTGACTTGGGGCACCTGGGAATTCCCACGGCAGAGGAGTATTCCCAGATGTACTGTGTCCACATGGGAATGGAGCGCCCGGAGAACTGGAATTTCTACCTGGCCTTTGCCTTTTTCCGCCTGGCTGCGATGCTGCAGGGACGTCAGGGTGGCTCCCTGGCAG GGAGGCCAGCTCCAGGTGACAGCAGCCCCAAGGACACAGAGTTTGTGGCCGAGCTGGCTTGGGATTTTGCCATTAAAGAAGGATTCCGTGTGTTTGAGAACCTCCCCCCTACAAAGCTGCTCGCACGACATTCCAGCACCCGGGCTGGGCGGTTCCTGAGCAGGAGTTACAGCACCTGGGCACggcctggggcagctcctgtgccacccctgctCACTCCCCCCAGCCCGTGGGGGATGGCCCAGGGTCTCTGCTGCAAGATGGAAAATGTGGGCATCCAACGGGGCTTTCCAAGTTCCCATTCCAGAGGGACTCCACGTTCTCTGCCAGAACTGCAG GTCCCTGGAGCAAAACATCTCCACAATGcagatcccagcccagcattTCCCTTGGACCTGAGCTCCACGTCCGGCTGA
- the ALDH2 gene encoding aldehyde dehydrogenase, mitochondrial, giving the protein MLRAVLRGSRLCPALLRAPFSAAAASPIPAPNPRPDIAFNKIFINNEWHDAVSKKTFPSINPATGEVICQVAEGDKADVDKAVKAAKAAFQLGSPWRRMDASHRGKLLNRLADLIERDRAYLAALETLDNGKPYAISYLVDLDMVVKCLRYFAGWSDKFHGKTIPLDGDFFCYTRHEPVGVCGQIIPWNFPLLMQAWKLGPALATGNVVVMKVAEQTPLSALYVANLIKEAGFPPGVVNIIPGYGPTAGAAISSHMDIDKVAFTGSTEVGHLIQKAAAESNLKRVTLELGGKSPNIIMSDADMDWAVDQAHFALFFNQGQCCCAGSRTYVQEDIYNEFVERSVEKAKARVVGNPFDFKTEQGPQVDEEQFKKILGYISTGQREGAKLLCGGNPAADRGYFIQPTVFGDVQDNMTIAREEIFGPVMQILKFKTIEEVIERANDSKYGLAAAVFTKDLDKANFVSQSLRAGTVWINCYDVFGAQAPFGGYKASGNGRELGEYGLEAYVEVKNVTIKIPQKNS; this is encoded by the exons ATGCTGCGGGCGGTGCTGCGCGGCTCCCGGCTCTGCCCGGCCCTGCTCCGGGCTCCCTTctcggccgccgccgcctcccccaTCCCGGCGCCCAACCCGCGCCCCGACATCGCCTTTAACAAG ATTTTCATAAATAACGAATGGCACGATGCAGTCAGCAAGAAAACCTTCCCTTCCATCAACCCAGCCACGGGAGAAGTCATCTGCCAGGTGGCTGAGGGCGATAAG GCAGATGTGGACAAGGCGGTGAAGGCAGCCAAGGCAGCGTTCCAGCTGGGCTCTCCCTGGAGGAGGATGGATGCATCTCACCGGGGGAAGCTGCTGAACCGTCTGGCTGACCTGATCGAGAGGGACCGCGCCTACCTGGCC GCTCTGGAAACTCTGGATAATGGCAAACCCTACGCCATCTCCTACCTGGTGGATTTGGACATGGTGGTCAAATGTCTCAG ATACTTTGCAGGCTGGTCGGATAAATTCCATGGCAAAACCATCCCCTTAGACGGAGACTTCTTCTGCTACACGAGACATGAGCCAGTGGGAGTCTGTGGACAAATCATCCCG TGGAACTTCCCGCTGTTGATGCAAGCATGGAAACTGGGGCCTGCCCTGGCCACTGGGAATGTGGTTGTGATGAAGGTGGCAGAGCAAACCCCCCTGAGTGCTCTCTACGTGGCCAATCTGATCAAAGAG GCTGGATTCCCCCCGGGCGTGGTGAACATCATCCCTGGCTATGGCCCCACGGCAGGAGCTGCCATCTCCTCACACATGGACATTGACAAAGTGGCCTTCACCGGCTCCACGGAG GTTGGACACCTGATCCAaaaggctgcagcagagagTAACCTCAAGAGGGTGACCCTGGAGCTTGGAGGGAAGAGCCCAAATATCATCATGTCTGATGCAGACA TGGACTGGGCTGTGGATCAAGCCCACTTTGCCCTGTTCTTCAACCaagggcagtgctgctgtgctgggtccAGGACCTACGTGCAGGAGGACATTTACAACGAGTTTGTGGAGAGGAGCGTGGAGAAGGCCAAGGCCAGGGTGGTTGGGAACCCCTTTGACTTCAAAACTGAGCAGGGCCCTCAG GTGGATGAGGAGCAGTTCAAGAAGATCCTGGGCTACATCAGCACTGGGCAGCGGGAGGGAGCCAAGCTGCTGTGTGGTGGCAACCCTGCTGCAGACAGGGGCTACTTCATCCAGCCCACTGTCTTTGGGGATGTGCAGGACAACATGACCATTGCCAGGGAGGAG ATCTTTGGGCCGGTCATGCAGATCCTGAAATTCAAAACCATCGAGGAGGTCATTGAGAGAGCCAACGACTCCAAGTACGGCCTGGCAGCCGCGGTGTTCACCAAGGACCTGGACAAAGCCAACTTTGTGTCGCAGAGCCTGCGGGCTGGGACGGTCTG GATAAACTGCTACGATGTGTTTGGTGCCCAGGCTCCCTTTGGTGGCTACAAAGCCTCTGGGAACGGCCGGGAGCTGGGGGAGTACGGCCTGGAGGCTTATGTGGAGGTGAAAAAC gTGACAatcaaaattccacagaaaaacTCCTAA